Proteins encoded in a region of the Scylla paramamosain isolate STU-SP2022 unplaced genomic scaffold, ASM3559412v1 Contig89, whole genome shotgun sequence genome:
- the LOC135098877 gene encoding uncharacterized protein LOC135098877 isoform X2, which produces MEAMVSSERSIYKTGDTLLVKSVSLPKPAGVTDDVYVDEVAFLTTPTSVTQMYPPALKQKGILIEDVAVKKVTENGYSLEFQTTNCKTGMPLLGLLQVEGPPASFDTQVTVTCSSQTATGPLAGNWDLGIQGQVVKDIPAGVDPKVLEGILESALGTDLTVQYSGSCKNYHYYIEWEEDPGRKELVEIHTDNLMFDGTLKTKIIRDSAGVLWHSPLETDFVTTHRDSPHARGCSTPSP; this is translated from the exons ATGGAGGCAATGGTCAGTTCGGAAAGATCCATTTACAAGACAGGAGACACATTGCTGGTGAAGAGTGTGAGTCTCCCAAAGCCTGCAGGAGTGACTGATGATGTGTATGTTGATGAGGTGGCCTTCCTCACCACCCCAACTTCTG TGACACAGATGTACCCGCCCGCCCTCAAGCAGAAGGGAATCCTTATTGAGGATGTGGCAGTCAAGAAGGTGACAGAGAATGGGTACTCCCTGGAATTCCAGACCACAAACTGCAAGACTGGAATGCCCCTCCTTGGTCTCCTGCAGGtggaag GTCCTCCAGCAAGCTTTGACACTCAGGTGACAGTCACATGCTCCTCTCAGACTGCCACGGGTCCCCTCGCTGGCAACTGGGACCTCGGAATTCAGGGGCAGGTTGTAAAAG ACATTCCAGCAGGTGTTGACCCAAAGGTCCTGGAGGGCATTCTGGAAAGTGCCCTGGGAACTGATCTCACAGTCCAGTACTCCGGCTCCTGCAagaactaccactactacattgAGTGGGAGGAAGATCCCGGCAGAAAGGAGCTGGTGGAGATACACACAGATAACCTGATGTTTGATGG AACTCTAAAAACCAAGATCATTCGTGACTCAGCCGGAGTCCTTTGGCACAGCCCTCTTGAGACAGACTTTGTGACCACTCATAGGGACTCTCCTCAT GCAAGGGGCTGCAGCACACCCTCACCCTGA
- the LOC135098877 gene encoding uncharacterized protein LOC135098877 isoform X1, translating into MEAMVSSERSIYKTGDTLLVKSVSLPKPAGVTDDVYVDEVAFLTTPTSVTQMYPPALKQKGILIEDVAVKKVTENGYSLEFQTTNCKTGMPLLGLLQVEGPPASFDTQVTVTCSSQTATGPLAGNWDLGIQGQVVKDIPAGVDPKVLEGILESALGTDLTVQYSGSCKNYHYYIEWEEDPGRKELVEIHTDNLMFDGTLKTKIIRDSAGVLWHSPLETDFVTTHRDSPHVTVQVNGYFGACLGACAFTYNDATTPMLTGM; encoded by the exons ATGGAGGCAATGGTCAGTTCGGAAAGATCCATTTACAAGACAGGAGACACATTGCTGGTGAAGAGTGTGAGTCTCCCAAAGCCTGCAGGAGTGACTGATGATGTGTATGTTGATGAGGTGGCCTTCCTCACCACCCCAACTTCTG TGACACAGATGTACCCGCCCGCCCTCAAGCAGAAGGGAATCCTTATTGAGGATGTGGCAGTCAAGAAGGTGACAGAGAATGGGTACTCCCTGGAATTCCAGACCACAAACTGCAAGACTGGAATGCCCCTCCTTGGTCTCCTGCAGGtggaag GTCCTCCAGCAAGCTTTGACACTCAGGTGACAGTCACATGCTCCTCTCAGACTGCCACGGGTCCCCTCGCTGGCAACTGGGACCTCGGAATTCAGGGGCAGGTTGTAAAAG ACATTCCAGCAGGTGTTGACCCAAAGGTCCTGGAGGGCATTCTGGAAAGTGCCCTGGGAACTGATCTCACAGTCCAGTACTCCGGCTCCTGCAagaactaccactactacattgAGTGGGAGGAAGATCCCGGCAGAAAGGAGCTGGTGGAGATACACACAGATAACCTGATGTTTGATGG AACTCTAAAAACCAAGATCATTCGTGACTCAGCCGGAGTCCTTTGGCACAGCCCTCTTGAGACAGACTTTGTGACCACTCATAGGGACTCTCCTCAT GTGACAGTACAAGTGAATGGTTACTTTGGTGCATGTCTTGGTGCCTGTGCCTTCACCTACAATGATGCCACCACTCCCATGCTGACTGGCATGTAG